The Candidatus Binataceae bacterium DNA window GGGCAGGTAAATCCGGACTTTTTCAAAGGCACGATAGTGGAAGACCAAGCCGCCGCGGTACTGCGCAACAGCGTCAAACAAATTCCGGCGGCGGCCTGAGACGCCACTCAGCCGCGCAAACGAGGCAACAGGCGCAGGGCGTTGTCGCGATCGATGGCGCGCCATTGTTCGACCGGCAGCCCAAGCTGAGGAATTCCACCGGTCGTCGCCTCCATGGGGACAAACGGATAATCGCTGCCAAACAGCATCTGCGACAGCGGGATCAGCGCTCTGATCGCGGCGAAGTTGGGTGCGTAGGTCGCGTTGGCGATGTCGAAATGCAGCCGCTTGAGTTCGTACAGCACGCCGTTGGGTAGCCGCTCTGCGACCTCGGGTTGGCGCGCACCGAAGTCGGCCATCCGATGGGCCAGCACGGTCATCGTGCCGCCGCAGTGGCAGAAGATAAAGCGGATATCCGAGCAGCGGCTCAACACCCCATTGAACAGCAGGCTCGAAATCGCGCGCGTGGTATCGAACAGAAATTCGGTGATCGCGGGCGGGATGCCGATAGTCAGGTTGCGGCAGCACGCCGGCGCGGTGGGGTGGATGAAGACCACGGCGCGGCGGCGATTGAGTTCCTCGAAGACCGGGAAAAAGGCTGGATCGCCCGGCCAACGATCGTCGTAGCTGGTCAGCAGGCCAACCCCGTCGGCCTTGAGCACGTCGAGCGCATATTCGATCTCACGCAAGCTGCCGTCGGGATCGGGCAGCGGGGTAGCCGCAAAGAAGCCAAAACGGCCGGGATGGTCCTGCACCATCCGCGCGGCGTACTCGTTGCATTCGCGCGCCAGGTCGCAAGCTGCACGGTTGTCGCCAAACCAGATCCCGGGCGTGGAGATGGAAGCAATCGCGGTGGCGATTCCATGCTTATCCATCTCCTCCACCGAACGTGCGGGTGTCCATGCCAGCAGCGGGGCCGGATTGACACCCAGCCGCGCCATCAGGCGATCCCGTTCGCGCGCCAGGTAAGGAGTGGGGAACATGTGATGATGCACGTCCACCCGCTGGGGATTAGCGGCCATGGTTAATCCTCGTCAGCTTGGATTCACGCGACTAAGCCGCCACGCGGGTGAACTGTTGTCGCTCGGCGCAGCGGCGCGCGAGTGTTGACTGACGCCTGCGCTCCGCACGCCCATTTCGCCTGGAAGCGAGCTGAACACCATCCTTCCCTAAGAGGGCCAGCCTCACCGTCAGCGCGGTGCGGTCGATGGAAAAAATTCCGGCACCAAAAATCCAAACGTCCCATTGCGCACTCCATCGGTGGCAAAGACCTCGCCGTGAATCGGGTCTACCGCCACGGCGCTGGGATGGACCATGCCGGTCTCCGCGCCGCGAATTATCGCGTGCGGCGGCACATTGCCGTTGTCAGTTACGTTCCACACGCCGACAAACCCCAGTGGCCCCATCCAGGGCAGCGTCGGCCCCTGGCATCCGTCGCGCGGTTCATAGCCGCCCGCGTCGTAGGGCGGAACGTAATAGAAATTGTCCACCCCGGCGAATAGCTGCCCACCGTAGAGCGCAACGTGAAATAAACCCACGATTCCTGTGGCCGGACCTTCGATCACGCTCAGCGGCGTGGCGTCACCGCTGTCCGTACGCCGAAACACAAACAGCGCGGCGTTGTAGTGGCGATCACGCGCCGCCACCGCGACCAGGTTGCGTTGCGGATCGACCGCGACCCCCGAGGGTAGCCGCATTCCTGATTTGGGCCCGTAGTGAATCACCCGCAAGGGCGCTACATCGCCGTTGCCATTGAGCGGAAAGACCAGGAGCGCGTCCGACTCCAGGTCCGCGATCCACAACTCGTTATGCACATCATCGGCCGCCGGTTGCCAGGGCGCATGGAGCAAGGTATGCGGCCCCTGAATGACGCGATCCGGCGGATGGTCGCCGCTGGCGCCGCCGTGGAAAAACACAATCGAGGCCGCAAGTGGCTCGGTGGCGATTATCTCGTCGTTACCGGGATCGTAGGTTAGCCCGTGCGCCACTCGGGTCAGCTTGGTGTGTTGTCCTTCGATGATCCGCACGGGTTCGGTGTTGTCGCTTGCCAGCCTGGCAAATGCCGCGATTCGCGGATCGCTGACTCAATTTGGCACCAAGATCTGGTCGCGCTTGGAATCATACGCAACCGCCTGTGGATTGCCGAACCCGGTCGCTGGCGTACCAGCGGGTGCATTGCGCAGCACGCGCCGCGGCTGGGCATCGCCCCGCGCAGTACGTGCGAAGACCTCCGCGGTATGGCCGAAGTTGGCCACCCACAACTCTTCATGCACCGGATCGTAGGCCACACCCATCGGCCGCAGGATTTGGGTGTGCGGCCCGCCCAAGACCCGCAGCGGGGCAGTGTCGCCCTTGGCGTCGCGCGCAAATACCAGGATCTCGTTGGCCGGTTCGTTGGCCACGAACAATTCGTTGTGCCGATTGTCCACCGCCATACCGGTGGGCCAGTTAAAGCGCGTCGCCGGTCCCTGCAACACCCGCAAAGGCACCGCGTCGCCTTCTGCGTCATCGCTGAAGACCCGTACCGAGGGCGGGTAATAATGACCACCGCCGGTGTAGTCGCGATCCCAATAGCCCTGATTGGAATTGCCGTAGTTGCTCACCAGAATCTCGTGATGGGCTTCGTCCCAGACTACCCCGTGCGGGTCTGCCAGACCGGTATGCGGCCCGCGAATGGAGCGCACCGGATGCTCGGCGCCGTGGGAACCCAGCCGATAGAAGATAATCTCGGCATTGTGCTGAATCGCAACCGCCATCTGACGGTAATGTTGACTTATTCCGATCCCATAGGAGCCGTGAGGCACCGCCACCACCCGCGACTTGTAGTCGCCATTGGCCGTATAGGGAAAGGCCGCTACGTCGTCGCCAACGTCATTCTCGGTGGTATAAAATTCGTGCTTTACCGGATCGACCGCAATCCCTGCGGCAAAGGATAAAAAGGTGTCAGGCCCGCGAATCCACGCCTTATAAGGCGTAATTCCAGGGGCGTGGGGCGGAGCCGCCACGTCCAGATTATACACCAGCACGCTCTTCATGTTGGTGTCGCTCAGGATCGCCAAGTTGTTTTTCGTATCCAGGGCGATCCCGTTGAATTCGGGATATAGATCGATAAGCTCGGTGCAGGGTTGTACTGGCCCACCTACCATCCCTGGCACCGCCTTGAGAAAAGCCTGCTCTGCCGGAAACAGCTTGTGCGGATTGGTCAGAGCGTCGAAACTGGGTTCCTCTGCGTTGCTGCGGTTGATCCCCCACAATTCGCCGCCGCCCAGTCCCAGCAACACTATCGCGGCCACCGTTGCCAACGCCCGACGTCCCCGTTTACCCCACA harbors:
- a CDS encoding amidohydrolase family protein codes for the protein MAANPQRVDVHHHMFPTPYLARERDRLMARLGVNPAPLLAWTPARSVEEMDKHGIATAIASISTPGIWFGDNRAACDLARECNEYAARMVQDHPGRFGFFAATPLPDPDGSLREIEYALDVLKADGVGLLTSYDDRWPGDPAFFPVFEELNRRRAVVFIHPTAPACCRNLTIGIPPAITEFLFDTTRAISSLLFNGVLSRCSDIRFIFCHCGGTMTVLAHRMADFGARQPEVAERLPNGVLYELKRLHFDIANATYAPNFAAIRALIPLSQMLFGSDYPFVPMEATTGGIPQLGLPVEQWRAIDRDNALRLLPRLRG